A genome region from Hevea brasiliensis isolate MT/VB/25A 57/8 chromosome 9, ASM3005281v1, whole genome shotgun sequence includes the following:
- the LOC110671420 gene encoding protein RSI-1 translates to MSASLRCTSLLLLLSLHLFITFSDMAEGAKFRASDCKPKCTYRCSATSHKKPCMFFCLKCCAKCLCVPPGTYGNKQVCPCYNNWKTKEGGPKCP, encoded by the exons ATGTCGGCAAGCCTCAGGTGTACTTCCCTCTTGCTCCTCCTTTCCTTGCATCTTTTCATCACTTTCTCTGACATGGCTGAG GGTGCTAAGTTTCGTGCTTCAG ATTGCAAACCAAAATGTACATATCGTTGCTCAGCAACATCACACAAGAAGCCTTGCATGTTCTTCTGCTTGAAGTGCTGCGCCAAATGCCTTTGTGTTCCTCCTGGAACTTATGGTAATAAGCAAGTCTGCCCTTGCTACAATAATTGGAAGACCAAGGAAGGAGGTCCCAAGTGCCCTTGA